In Luteibaculum oceani, the DNA window CCAAACCTTTACAGGAAACGCCAACTACATTAAAGAAGATATAGCGCGTTACATGAACGTTACTAAGGAGGATGTATTAAGAGTTTACAACGAGTACATAAAAGGTAAGCCTGCTGTTATCGTAAGCTACGTTCCAGAAGGACAATTGAATTTAATCGCTGCAGAAGATAACTACACTCCTACCATTGGTAGAACCGACGAAACTGTCTTAAACAACTACGATTCTCTTAGCTACCAGAAGCCAGTTGATAACTTCGATCGTTCGGTTAAACCAGAGCCAGGACCAGCTCCTTTTGTACAAGTTCCAGAATTTTGGACGGTTGAAATGGATAACGGCATTAAAGGAATTGGTACAGAGACTGACGAAGTTCCAACCGTTTCTATTCAAATCACCCTTCCTGCAGGACATAGAAATGAGACCATTGCCAAAGCTGGAATTTCTTCGCTAATGGCTGGAATGATGAATGAAGGAACCAAAAACTTTAGCGCCGAGCAAATGAGCGAGGAGTTAGAGAAGTTAGGATCTAGGGTTAGTGTTAGCTCTGGTGCAGAAAACATTACCGTTAACATTAGCACCCTTACCAAAAACTTAGATAAAACCCTTGAACTAGCGAAGGAAGTAATTCTTATGCCAGCCTTTAAGGAAGAAGATTTTGCCAGACTTAAAAAACAAGCCTTAGAAGCCATTGCAAACAGAGAAAACCAAGCATCGCAGCTTGCGTCAGATGCCTATGCAAGATTAAGCTACGGCGAAAACCACATTAAGGCCGTTCCAAGTGCTGGTACCAAAGCGTCTGTGAGCGCAATGACCCTAGAAGATGTTAAAGCATACTACAATAGATATTTCAGTCCTAAAGGTGCTAAACTAGTTGTAGTTGGAAACCTTAGTAAAGACGAAATTCTACCTAAACTAGACTTCTTGAAAGAATGGACTGGAGAAGCGTACGAATGGCCGAAGCAACCAGAATTAGCAGGTGCTGAGCCAGGTAAAATCTATTTCATGAATAAAGAAGGAGCCGCCCAATCTGAAATCAGAATTGGATACATGAACGACCTTACCTACGATCCAACTGGTGAGTACTACAAGGCCACCATCATGAACTACCAATTGGGTGGAAACTTTAATTCTAGAATTAATATTAACCTAAGAGAGGATAAAGGTTATACCTATGGGGCAAGATCTTTCTTTAGAGCCGGAAAAGAGCCAGGTGGATTTTTAGCATACGCTGGAGTAAAGAAAGAAGCTACCGACAGCTCGCTTTACGAATTCTTGTACGAAATAAACACCTACGCAGAATCTGGAATTACTGATGAAGAGCTGGCGTTTGTTAAGAAGAGTCTTACCCAAAGCGAAGCTTTAGATTACGAAACTCCGTTCCAAAAAGCTGGATTCTTAAGAAGAATTTTAGATTATAACCTGGAACCTGGATACGTAAAAACTCAAAGTGAAATTCTTCAAAACATCAGCGCAGAAGAAATTCACGAGTTGGCTAAAAAACACCTTCCAACAGAAAAAATGATCATGGTTATTGTTGGAGACAAAAAAACCGTTTGGGAAGGAATTAATAAGCTTGGATTTGACGTAGTTGAAATCGACAAAGACGGAGCTATTATTTAAACAGCATCTTATACCTTTCATTAAAAATCCTCGGCCAATTGGTTGAGGATTTTTTTTTGCAGCTAATTGTCGTCATAAAAAATGTAAGACACTTGCAAAGCACAAGATAATTTGCGAATATTCGCTAACATCGAATCGACTTTTATCTTAACACCATGAAAATTAAGAAGGTACTTGTAGCCAACCGTGGAGAAATAGCCATTAGAATTGGGCGCGCTTGCGTTGAATTAAATTTAAAAACCGTAGGAATATATACCTATGAGGATCGCTATTCTCAACACCGATACAAGGCCGACGAATCTTATCAAATTGGAGAAGATGACGATCCACTTAAGCCCTATTTAGATATTGATGAAATAATTAGGGTTGCAAAAAAGACTCAGGCCGACGCCATACATCCGGGCTACGGTTTCCTTTCCGAAAATGCCGAATTCGCGAGACGTTGTGCAGAAAACGACATTATTTTTATTGGGCCAGACCCAGAAATTATGGATGCCCTTGGCGATAAAATCGCTGCTAAAAAGATTGCAAAAACTTGCGGGGTTACCATTATAGAATCCTCCCTAACAGAACTAAATAGCGTAGAAAAGGCACTTGAAGAGGGCCAACGAATAGGATTTCCGCTTATGTTAAAAGCCGCCGCAGGAGGCGGTGGAAGAGGAATGCGCGTTGTGCGAAATGAGCAACAACTCGAACAAGCCTACAAGGAAGCTACACGAGAGGCAAAAAATGCCTTTGGCGACGGAACCGTTTTCCTAGAAAAATTTATAGAGGAACCCAAACACCTCGAGGTACAAATATTAGGAGACCGACATGGTAATATCGTACATCTTTTTGAGCGAGATTGTTCGGTACAACGACGTTACCAAAAAGTTGTAGAGGTAGCTCCCAGCTTAGGTTTAAAAGAAAGCGTTAGACAAGAATTGTACGAATCGGCATTAAAAATTGCGCAACACGTAGGCTACAACAACGCCGGTACCGTTGAGTTTTTAGTAGACAAAGACCAGAAAGTATACTTTATAGAGGTTAACCCGCGCATACAGGTAGAGCACACTGTAACCGAAATGGTAACGGGTATAGATTTGGTGAAAGCCCAGATCTTTATTGCGGGCGGATACAAACTAAGCGATACCCAAATAAAAATACCCAACCAGGAAGCGATTAAAGTAAACGGATTTGCTCTGCAATGCCGTATTACCACGGAGGATCCAGAAAACAATTTCCAACCCGACTACGGAATAATAACCACCTACCGATCTGCAGCTGGATTTGGAATTAGGCTGGATGCAGGTTCTTTATACCAAGGAGTGAAAATATCTCCCTTTTTCGACTCTATGCTAGTAAAGATTTCTGCTCATGGAAGATCTTTAGATGGCGCTACAAGAAGGATGACCCGGGCGCTCCAAGAATTTAGAATTAGAGGGGTTAAAACCAATATACAGTTCTTACAAAACCTCATTAACCACCCCACATTTAAAGAAGGCAAGGCCACTGTAAACTTTATTGCAGATAATCCTGATTTATTTAGTTACCGGGTAGCACAAGACCGAGCTACCAAAGTACTCACCTACCTGGGAGATGTTATTGTAAATGGACATCCCGATGTAAAAAAAATTGACGAAAACGCACGTTTCGAAAAGCCTGTAGTTCCCAGTTTCGAAAAGCATGCCCCCTATCCTATCGGAACCAAAAACAAATTGGATGAACTGGGCTCCGATGCCTTTTGCGCGTGGTTAAAGCAGGAAAACAAAATACAATATACCGACACCACCTTTAGAGACGCGCACCAATCGCTTCTCGCCACCAGAGTTAGGAGCTACGACATGCTAAAAACCGCCGAAAGCTATGCCAAAAATCACCCCGAAGTGTTCAGCATAGAAGTGTGGGGAGGCGCAACCTTCGACGTTTGTCTGCGCTTTCTACATGAGAACCCATGGCGCAGGTTAAGAGATATAAGAGCTGCCGTTCCAAACATCCTACTGCAAATGCTCTTACGAGGATCCAATGCGGTGGGATACACTGCATATCCTGATAATTTAATTGAAAAATTTATTATCCATGCCGCAGAAAACGGCATAGACCTTTTTAGGGTATTCGATTCTTTGAATTGGGTAAAGGCCATGGAGCCCAGTTTAAAAGCCATTAGAACTAAAACTCATGGAATAGCCGAAGCAGCCATAAGCTACACCGGCGACATTTCTAATCCCAATAAAACCAAGTATAATTTAGCCTACTACAAGCAATTAACCCGCGATCTAGAAAATGCAGGAGCTCAGATCATTGCCATAAAAGACATGGCTGGATTGCTGAAACCTCAAGCGGTTGGTGAGCTTATTTCCACCATTCAATCGGTATCTAAACTACCCATACACTTGCATACCCACGACACCTCTTCCTTACAAACTACCACTTACCAAAATGCCATTGCAGCTGGGGTGGATATTGTGGATGTTGCCTTGGGTGGATTATCGGGAATGACCTCACAACCCAACTTTAATGCGGTTGCTGCCATGATGCAGGGACATGAAAGAGAAAACCCATTGAATCTGAAAAAACTAAACGAAGCATCGGTTTATTGGGAGAAAGTAAGAACCTATTACTACCCTTTTGAATCGGATTTAAAATCGGGTACGGCAGAGGTTTATGAACACGAAATTCCGGGCGGACAATACTCGAATTTAAAACCTCAGGCCATTGCCTTGGGCTTAGGCGACCGATTTGAGGAAGTTAAAAAAACCTATGCCACCGTAAATAAGATGTTTGGCGATATTGTTAAGGTTACGCCAAGCTCTAAAGTGGTTGGCGATATGGCCCTGTTTATGGTGTCGAACAATTTAAGTGAGGAGGATATTTACGAAAAAGGAGAAAACCTGTCTTTTCCTGCATCGGTAAAGGGATTCTTTAGAGGAGATTTAGGGCAGCCTCACGGTGGGTTTCCCGAAAAGTTACAAAGCATAATACTTCGAAATGAAAAACCATATACCGACCGACCCAATGAGCATCTCCAACCTGTTGATTTTGGAAGTGAATACGCAGAGTTCATAAAAACATTCCAAAAGGGATTTCCGCGCGATTTGGAAATGGAAGATTTCTTATCCTATAAGCTATACCCAAAAGTATTTAAAGATGCGGTTGAAAATTTTAAACGCTACGGCAACCTTGCCAACCTTCCCACTAAGAATTTCTTTTACGGGTTAAAGGAGGGCGAAGAAACCATAATGGACATTGCTCCTGGAAAAACCGTAATTATAGAGTTACAATCGGTATCTAAAGCTAATGAAATGGGTTTCCGTACCGTTTTCTTTAAGCTAAACGGGCAAACTAGAAGTTTACAAATACTAGATAAAAAGCTAAAGGTAGAAGTAGCAAGCAATGTTAAAGTAGACCCTAATGAC includes these proteins:
- a CDS encoding M16 family metallopeptidase, with protein sequence MKLKYLSLMLAPLLLWNCEGNKKMEGYTMIEEVKKQGDEIVIPYKKFELDNGLTVLVHEDNSDPVVHVDVTYHVGSAREEIGRSGFAHFFEHMMFQGSDHVADEEHFKTVTEAGGTLNGTTNRDRTNYFETLPANQLEIALWLEADRMGWLLDAVTQEKFEIQRATVKNERGQNYDNRPYGMLGEIANQALFPHGHPYSWPTIGYINELNEATLDDLKDFFLRWYGPNNATLTVAGDVSADQVMELAKKYFGPINRGPEVEDMPEMPAKLDADRYISHEDKIRFPLLQMNFPTVANRHKDEAALDILSDILGGGKTSIFYQEFVKSGKYLQASVSNPCSELAGNMSFTLVAFPGTNLKDTETQLRAAIDKFEERGVTDEDLQRYKASFEASTIQRLSSVRGKGSMLASFQTFTGNANYIKEDIARYMNVTKEDVLRVYNEYIKGKPAVIVSYVPEGQLNLIAAEDNYTPTIGRTDETVLNNYDSLSYQKPVDNFDRSVKPEPGPAPFVQVPEFWTVEMDNGIKGIGTETDEVPTVSIQITLPAGHRNETIAKAGISSLMAGMMNEGTKNFSAEQMSEELEKLGSRVSVSSGAENITVNISTLTKNLDKTLELAKEVILMPAFKEEDFARLKKQALEAIANRENQASQLASDAYARLSYGENHIKAVPSAGTKASVSAMTLEDVKAYYNRYFSPKGAKLVVVGNLSKDEILPKLDFLKEWTGEAYEWPKQPELAGAEPGKIYFMNKEGAAQSEIRIGYMNDLTYDPTGEYYKATIMNYQLGGNFNSRININLREDKGYTYGARSFFRAGKEPGGFLAYAGVKKEATDSSLYEFLYEINTYAESGITDEELAFVKKSLTQSEALDYETPFQKAGFLRRILDYNLEPGYVKTQSEILQNISAEEIHELAKKHLPTEKMIMVIVGDKKTVWEGINKLGFDVVEIDKDGAII
- a CDS encoding pyruvate carboxylase — encoded protein: MKIKKVLVANRGEIAIRIGRACVELNLKTVGIYTYEDRYSQHRYKADESYQIGEDDDPLKPYLDIDEIIRVAKKTQADAIHPGYGFLSENAEFARRCAENDIIFIGPDPEIMDALGDKIAAKKIAKTCGVTIIESSLTELNSVEKALEEGQRIGFPLMLKAAAGGGGRGMRVVRNEQQLEQAYKEATREAKNAFGDGTVFLEKFIEEPKHLEVQILGDRHGNIVHLFERDCSVQRRYQKVVEVAPSLGLKESVRQELYESALKIAQHVGYNNAGTVEFLVDKDQKVYFIEVNPRIQVEHTVTEMVTGIDLVKAQIFIAGGYKLSDTQIKIPNQEAIKVNGFALQCRITTEDPENNFQPDYGIITTYRSAAGFGIRLDAGSLYQGVKISPFFDSMLVKISAHGRSLDGATRRMTRALQEFRIRGVKTNIQFLQNLINHPTFKEGKATVNFIADNPDLFSYRVAQDRATKVLTYLGDVIVNGHPDVKKIDENARFEKPVVPSFEKHAPYPIGTKNKLDELGSDAFCAWLKQENKIQYTDTTFRDAHQSLLATRVRSYDMLKTAESYAKNHPEVFSIEVWGGATFDVCLRFLHENPWRRLRDIRAAVPNILLQMLLRGSNAVGYTAYPDNLIEKFIIHAAENGIDLFRVFDSLNWVKAMEPSLKAIRTKTHGIAEAAISYTGDISNPNKTKYNLAYYKQLTRDLENAGAQIIAIKDMAGLLKPQAVGELISTIQSVSKLPIHLHTHDTSSLQTTTYQNAIAAGVDIVDVALGGLSGMTSQPNFNAVAAMMQGHERENPLNLKKLNEASVYWEKVRTYYYPFESDLKSGTAEVYEHEIPGGQYSNLKPQAIALGLGDRFEEVKKTYATVNKMFGDIVKVTPSSKVVGDMALFMVSNNLSEEDIYEKGENLSFPASVKGFFRGDLGQPHGGFPEKLQSIILRNEKPYTDRPNEHLQPVDFGSEYAEFIKTFQKGFPRDLEMEDFLSYKLYPKVFKDAVENFKRYGNLANLPTKNFFYGLKEGEETIMDIAPGKTVIIELQSVSKANEMGFRTVFFKLNGQTRSLQILDKKLKVEVASNVKVDPNDPKQIGAPLQGKLSQLLVKPGDEVKKNQPLFVLEAMKMESTVSATAAGKVKQVHLSDGAMVMADDLVISLE